The following proteins come from a genomic window of Nocardiopsis sp. YSL2:
- a CDS encoding sugar ABC transporter substrate-binding protein, whose translation MKHASWTRRALAAAAGTGLALSLAACSDAGADDGEVLVGLITKTETNPFFVKMKEGAEEAADEHGVTLQSFSGDYDGDNESQVQAVENLIAAGADGILITPNDSEAIVPALDQARAAGIMVIALDTPTEPADAVDATFATDNFLAGEYIGQWAAARFEAEGVDPRVAMLDLNPNQIAVDVARDQGFLQGLGVDIADPGQIGDEDDDRIVGHDVTEGAEEGGRTAMENLLQRDPDINLVYTINEPAAAGAYEALNAAGVAEDVVIVSVDGGCPGVENVGSGLLGATSMQFPLDMAAQGVDAVVEYAASGETPDPTEGLDFVNTGVELITDEPMDGVESQDSAWGLENCWG comes from the coding sequence ATGAAGCACGCATCGTGGACCCGCAGGGCACTGGCCGCCGCTGCGGGAACCGGGCTCGCGCTCTCGCTCGCGGCCTGTTCCGACGCCGGGGCCGACGACGGCGAGGTCCTGGTCGGACTCATCACCAAGACCGAGACCAACCCGTTCTTCGTCAAGATGAAGGAAGGCGCGGAGGAGGCCGCCGACGAGCACGGCGTGACGCTGCAGTCCTTCTCCGGCGACTACGACGGCGACAACGAGTCCCAGGTCCAGGCGGTGGAGAACCTCATCGCCGCGGGCGCCGACGGCATCCTCATCACCCCCAACGACTCAGAGGCGATCGTGCCCGCGCTCGACCAGGCCCGCGCCGCGGGGATCATGGTGATCGCGCTGGACACCCCGACCGAGCCCGCCGACGCCGTCGACGCCACCTTCGCCACCGACAACTTCCTGGCCGGTGAGTACATCGGCCAGTGGGCCGCCGCCCGCTTCGAGGCCGAGGGCGTGGACCCGCGCGTGGCCATGCTCGACCTCAACCCCAACCAGATCGCCGTCGACGTGGCCCGCGACCAGGGCTTCCTCCAGGGCCTGGGCGTGGACATCGCCGACCCCGGCCAGATCGGAGACGAGGACGACGACCGCATCGTCGGCCACGACGTGACCGAGGGCGCCGAGGAGGGCGGGCGCACCGCGATGGAGAACCTCCTGCAGCGCGACCCCGACATCAACCTCGTCTACACGATCAACGAGCCGGCCGCGGCCGGAGCCTACGAGGCGCTCAACGCCGCGGGCGTCGCCGAGGACGTCGTCATCGTGTCGGTGGACGGCGGCTGCCCGGGTGTGGAGAACGTCGGGAGCGGACTCCTGGGCGCCACCTCCATGCAGTTCCCCCTGGACATGGCCGCGCAGGGCGTGGACGCCGTCGTCGAGTACGCCGCCTCGGGCGAGACCCCCGACCCCACCGAGGGCCTGGACTTCGTCAACACCGGGGTCGAACTGATCACCGACGAACCGATGGACGGCGTGGAGAGCCAGGACAGCGCCTGGGGCCTGGAGAACTGCTGGGGATGA
- a CDS encoding LacI family DNA-binding transcriptional regulator — translation MQVSVNQSDRDQRTANGEPVRRATMRDVAALSGVSIKTVSRVINGVSTVSDDLRDRVTRAITQLDFQPNLAASSLRRTDGATRQIALLLEDVANPFSATLSRAVENVAREHDTLVFAGSLDEEPQRELELVRAATLHRVDGIIIVPAAPDHGYLHREIRTGTPVVFVDRPPRGLAADAVLATNTEGAREAVLHLADHGHTEIAFLGDEASITTVGERLTGFRNALAERGLPERPGRVVLDLPDPETAARAVAAMLDSADPPTALFTAQNLVTIGAIQTLQERGLHQDVAVVGFDDFPMADLLSPRVTVVAQDVMRIGTLAVQRLFERIAGDDGAPREERVPTSLIVRGSGEIPPPAR, via the coding sequence ATGCAGGTGTCGGTGAACCAGAGTGACAGGGACCAGCGGACCGCCAACGGAGAGCCGGTCCGCCGGGCGACCATGCGCGACGTCGCGGCGTTGTCCGGAGTGAGCATCAAGACGGTCTCACGCGTCATCAACGGTGTCTCCACCGTCTCCGACGACCTGCGCGACCGCGTCACCCGCGCCATCACCCAGCTCGACTTCCAGCCCAACCTCGCCGCCTCCAGCCTGCGCCGCACCGACGGCGCCACCCGGCAGATCGCCCTGCTGCTGGAGGACGTGGCCAACCCCTTCTCCGCCACCCTGAGCCGGGCCGTGGAGAACGTGGCCCGCGAGCACGACACCCTGGTCTTCGCGGGCAGCCTGGACGAGGAGCCCCAGCGCGAGCTGGAACTGGTGCGCGCGGCCACCCTGCACCGGGTCGACGGGATCATCATCGTCCCGGCAGCCCCGGACCACGGCTACCTGCACCGCGAGATCCGCACCGGCACGCCGGTGGTGTTCGTGGACCGGCCCCCGCGGGGGCTGGCCGCGGACGCCGTGCTGGCCACCAACACCGAAGGGGCCCGCGAGGCGGTCCTGCACCTGGCCGACCACGGGCACACCGAGATCGCCTTCCTGGGCGACGAGGCCTCCATCACCACGGTCGGCGAGCGCCTCACGGGCTTCCGCAACGCTCTGGCCGAGCGCGGCCTGCCCGAGCGCCCCGGGCGGGTGGTCCTGGACCTGCCCGACCCCGAGACCGCCGCGCGCGCGGTGGCCGCCATGCTCGACTCCGCGGACCCGCCCACGGCGCTGTTCACCGCCCAGAACCTCGTGACCATCGGGGCCATCCAGACCCTCCAGGAGCGGGGACTGCACCAGGACGTCGCCGTGGTCGGCTTCGACGACTTCCCCATGGCCGACCTCCTGTCGCCCCGGGTGACCGTGGTCGCCCAGGACGTGATGCGCATCGGCACACTGGCCGTCCAGCGCCTCTTCGAGCGCATCGCCGGAGACGACGGAGCCCCCAGGGAGGAGCGGGTCCCGACCTCGCTGATCGTCCGCGGCTCCGGCGAGATCCCCCCGCCCGCACGCTGA
- a CDS encoding diacylglycerol kinase family protein: MTPHIALLVNPASGRRRAAVTAVRLKEALREAGARVFVYSGDSAADSRRLARLAVADHPDALVAVGGDGLVHQALQAVVGSGVPLAVIPAGTGNDIARVFSSRRLSPRRAAEAILAGRGRSVDCVRLKLADGTRRHYLSVLACGFDARVNERVNGFRFGIGRVGYLVGLLAELRAFTPIDFEITVDGRRIAEPGMLVAVGNTSAYGGGMHVCPDAVPDDGMIDVVFARQAPLGRFLRLFPRVFNGTHTDLDEVVVERGRTVTIDGAAGAAYADGERVGPPPLECEVVPKSVELLELA, encoded by the coding sequence CCTCCGGTCGGCGCCGCGCAGCGGTCACCGCGGTGCGGCTGAAGGAAGCGCTGCGCGAGGCCGGTGCCCGCGTGTTCGTCTACAGCGGCGACTCGGCGGCGGACAGCAGGCGGCTGGCGCGCCTGGCGGTCGCGGACCACCCCGACGCCCTGGTCGCGGTGGGCGGTGACGGGCTCGTGCACCAGGCCCTGCAGGCGGTCGTGGGCAGCGGGGTCCCCCTGGCGGTGATCCCCGCGGGCACCGGCAACGACATCGCCCGGGTGTTCTCCTCGCGCCGCCTGTCGCCGCGTCGTGCCGCCGAGGCGATCCTGGCCGGGCGCGGCCGATCGGTCGACTGCGTGCGCCTGAAGCTGGCCGACGGCACCCGGCGCCACTACCTCAGTGTGCTGGCGTGCGGCTTCGACGCCCGGGTCAACGAGCGCGTCAACGGCTTCCGGTTCGGGATCGGCCGCGTGGGCTACCTCGTCGGACTCCTGGCGGAGCTGCGGGCCTTCACCCCCATCGACTTCGAGATCACGGTGGACGGGCGCCGGATCGCCGAGCCGGGCATGCTGGTCGCGGTCGGCAACACCAGCGCCTACGGCGGAGGCATGCACGTGTGCCCGGACGCCGTCCCCGACGACGGGATGATCGACGTCGTCTTCGCCCGTCAGGCCCCGCTGGGCCGGTTCCTGCGGCTGTTCCCGCGCGTGTTCAACGGCACCCACACCGACCTGGACGAGGTCGTGGTGGAGCGGGGCCGCACGGTCACCATCGACGGCGCGGCGGGCGCGGCCTACGCCGACGGCGAGCGCGTGGGTCCCCCGCCGCTGGAGTGCGAAGTGGTGCCCAAGTCGGTCGAGCTGCTGGAGCTGGCCTAG
- a CDS encoding RNA helicase, with amino-acid sequence MSSHAERYAAFRRRKSASSAAIEAFQGLYGFEFDPFQIRACKALEKGHGVLVAAPTGSGKTVVGEFAVHLALGEGTKCFYTTPIKALSNQKYNDLVRRYGADQVGLLTGDNSVNGEAPVVVMTTEVLRNMLYEGSSTLGGLAYVVMDEVHYLADRFRGAVWEEVIIHLPESVRMVALSATVSNAEEFGEWLQQVRGDTTVIVDEKRPVPLWQHVMVGHRMHDLFVNVEEEAEETREAEPEGRKGKGKRKRERRRQGGGRPREIEVGGRTLHINPSLTRFAEEDARVTQLANRRRHPQTRARGGTPRPRSRFAPPQRPTVIEELDDQGLLPAITFIFSRAGCDDAVRQCLASGLVLTTPEEAAEIREYAESQCADIPAADLTVLGFDAWLRALEAGISAHHAGMLPAFKEVVEQLFSRGLIRAVFATETLALGINMPARTVVIEKLDKWNGETHAQLTPGEYTQLTGRAGRRGIDVEGHAVVVWQAGTDPESVASLAGTRTYPLNSSFQPSYNMAVNLVGQVGRRRSRNMLEASFAQFQADRAVVGLVKQLRKHEEALEGYAKAAECHLGDFMEYAGLRRALSDREAVLSRTRSIQRRDEALEALEQLRTGDIIRIPSGRFSGHAVVLDPGLRHDPPAPLVLTVDKQVKRINSTDFTVPVKASGRMRVPKSFSARSPRSRQDLASTLRNKLKEQGTDPSYERRSRAQGEDAEVQRLRAKLREHPCHGCAEREDHARWAERYFRLAKETDALRRRVEGRSHVISRTFDRVCGVLEDLEYLSGDEVSEEGGRLAKVYSELDLLVAECLRRGVWKDLTPPELAACVASLVYEARRNDDAYPRLPGGRIEETLAEMVRLWGELHEVESRHRVSFLRQPDLGFVWTAHRWARGDRLDAILRQADMPAGDFVRTAKMLVDMLSQIAGASGDSEVRTTARRASDLVRRGVVAYTSLT; translated from the coding sequence ATGAGTAGTCACGCTGAGCGGTACGCCGCCTTCCGTCGGCGCAAGAGCGCCTCCAGCGCCGCGATCGAGGCCTTCCAGGGCCTCTACGGGTTCGAGTTCGACCCCTTCCAGATCCGGGCGTGCAAGGCCCTGGAGAAGGGGCACGGGGTCCTGGTGGCCGCCCCCACCGGGTCCGGCAAGACGGTGGTCGGCGAGTTCGCCGTGCACCTGGCTCTGGGCGAGGGCACCAAGTGCTTCTACACCACGCCCATCAAGGCGCTGTCCAACCAGAAGTACAACGACCTGGTCCGCCGGTACGGCGCCGACCAGGTCGGCCTGCTGACCGGTGACAACAGCGTCAACGGCGAGGCGCCCGTGGTCGTGATGACCACCGAGGTGCTGCGCAACATGCTCTACGAGGGCTCCTCGACCCTGGGCGGACTCGCCTACGTCGTCATGGACGAGGTCCACTACCTCGCCGACCGGTTCCGCGGCGCGGTGTGGGAGGAGGTGATCATCCACCTGCCCGAGTCGGTGCGCATGGTCGCCCTGTCGGCGACCGTCAGCAACGCCGAGGAGTTCGGCGAGTGGCTGCAGCAGGTGCGCGGCGACACCACGGTCATCGTCGACGAGAAGCGGCCCGTGCCGCTGTGGCAGCACGTGATGGTCGGCCACCGCATGCACGACCTGTTCGTGAACGTGGAGGAGGAGGCCGAGGAGACCCGTGAGGCGGAGCCGGAGGGCCGCAAGGGCAAGGGCAAGCGCAAGCGTGAACGCCGCCGCCAGGGCGGGGGCCGGCCCCGTGAGATCGAGGTCGGCGGGCGCACGCTGCACATCAACCCGAGCCTGACCCGGTTCGCCGAGGAGGACGCGCGGGTCACCCAGCTCGCCAACCGGCGCCGCCATCCGCAGACGCGGGCGCGGGGCGGCACGCCGCGGCCCCGTTCGCGGTTCGCGCCGCCCCAGCGGCCCACCGTGATCGAGGAGCTCGACGACCAGGGCCTGCTCCCCGCCATCACCTTCATCTTCAGCCGGGCCGGCTGCGACGACGCGGTGCGCCAGTGCCTGGCCTCGGGCCTGGTCCTGACCACACCGGAGGAGGCCGCCGAGATCCGCGAGTACGCGGAGTCCCAGTGCGCCGACATTCCCGCCGCCGACCTGACCGTGCTGGGGTTCGACGCGTGGCTGCGCGCCCTGGAGGCCGGGATCTCGGCGCACCACGCCGGTATGCTGCCCGCGTTCAAGGAGGTCGTGGAGCAGCTGTTCTCGCGTGGGCTCATCCGCGCGGTGTTCGCCACCGAGACCCTGGCCCTGGGCATCAACATGCCCGCCCGCACCGTGGTCATCGAGAAGCTCGACAAGTGGAACGGCGAGACCCACGCCCAGCTCACCCCGGGGGAGTACACCCAGCTCACGGGTCGGGCCGGGCGCCGCGGCATCGACGTGGAGGGCCACGCCGTGGTGGTGTGGCAGGCCGGTACCGACCCCGAGTCCGTGGCCAGCCTGGCCGGGACGCGCACCTACCCGCTCAACTCCAGCTTCCAGCCCTCCTACAACATGGCGGTGAACCTGGTGGGACAGGTCGGCCGCCGGCGCAGCCGGAACATGCTGGAGGCGTCCTTCGCCCAGTTCCAGGCCGACCGCGCCGTGGTGGGCCTGGTCAAGCAGCTGCGCAAGCACGAGGAGGCGCTGGAGGGCTACGCGAAGGCCGCCGAGTGCCACCTGGGCGACTTCATGGAGTACGCCGGGCTGCGCCGCGCCCTGAGCGACCGCGAGGCCGTGCTGTCGCGGACGCGGTCGATCCAGCGCCGGGACGAGGCCCTGGAGGCCCTGGAGCAGCTGCGCACCGGTGACATCATCCGCATCCCCTCGGGCCGATTCTCCGGACACGCGGTCGTACTGGACCCGGGTCTGCGCCACGACCCGCCCGCGCCCCTGGTGCTGACGGTGGACAAGCAGGTCAAGCGGATCAACTCCACCGACTTCACCGTGCCGGTGAAGGCCTCGGGGCGCATGCGCGTGCCGAAGTCGTTCTCGGCGCGCTCCCCGCGCTCGCGCCAGGACCTGGCCTCGACGCTGCGCAACAAGCTCAAGGAACAGGGCACCGACCCCTCCTACGAGCGCCGGTCGCGGGCACAGGGCGAGGACGCCGAGGTGCAGCGGCTGCGCGCGAAGCTGCGGGAACACCCCTGCCACGGCTGCGCCGAGCGCGAGGACCACGCCCGCTGGGCGGAGCGCTACTTCCGGCTGGCGAAGGAGACCGATGCCCTGCGCCGCCGAGTGGAGGGGCGTTCGCACGTCATCTCGCGCACCTTCGACCGCGTGTGCGGGGTGCTGGAGGACCTGGAGTACCTGTCGGGGGACGAGGTCTCGGAGGAGGGCGGCCGGCTGGCCAAGGTCTACTCCGAACTGGACCTGCTGGTCGCCGAGTGCCTGCGCCGGGGCGTGTGGAAGGACCTGACACCGCCCGAGCTGGCCGCCTGCGTGGCCTCCCTGGTCTACGAGGCGCGCCGCAACGACGACGCCTATCCGCGGCTGCCCGGCGGGCGGATCGAGGAGACTCTGGCGGAGATGGTGCGGCTGTGGGGCGAGCTGCACGAGGTGGAGTCGCGCCACCGGGTGTCGTTCCTGCGCCAGCCCGACCTGGGGTTCGTGTGGACGGCGCACCGCTGGGCGCGAGGCGACCGCCTCGACGCGATCCTGCGCCAGGCCGACATGCCCGCGGGCGACTTCGTGCGCACGGCCAAGATGCTGGTGGACATGCTCAGCCAGATCGCCGGGGCCTCCGGCGACTCCGAGGTGCGCACCACCGCCCGGCGGGCGAGCGACCTCGTCCGGAGGGGCGTGGTGGCCTACACCTCGCTCACCTAG
- a CDS encoding ABC transporter permease, protein MTTSNTSRVPTSDPQPPPTVLAEDVRPPTLVDRAQRLLHAQATLGPAGVLLLTIVAFSVIAPNFLAPTNIALILQQTAVIGTLALGQTLIILTMGIDLSVGSIMVLCSIVMGRLSADFGVPGPLALLVGLACGMACGLFNGVLVTRVKLPPFIVTLGSLNIFFALNLWFSRSETVRGTDMSQVLLWTGQVVTVGGMRLTYGSLLMLVICALLAYALHRTRWGRHVYATGDDREAARLAGVRVNRILLSVYAVAGLVYAVGAWILIGRIASASPQAGVMDNLDSITAVVLGGTSLFGGRGLIIGTVMGALIVGVCRNGLSLAGVDVLWQNFAVGVLVILAVSLDQWIRKARR, encoded by the coding sequence GTGACCACATCGAACACCTCGCGGGTGCCGACCTCCGATCCGCAACCGCCACCGACCGTCCTGGCCGAGGACGTCAGGCCGCCCACCCTGGTGGACCGGGCACAGCGGCTCCTGCACGCCCAGGCCACCCTGGGACCGGCGGGCGTCCTGCTGCTCACCATCGTGGCGTTCTCGGTGATCGCGCCGAACTTCCTGGCTCCGACCAACATCGCGCTGATCCTGCAGCAGACCGCGGTGATCGGCACGCTCGCCCTCGGCCAGACCCTCATCATCCTGACCATGGGCATCGACCTGTCGGTGGGCTCGATCATGGTGCTGTGCTCCATCGTCATGGGGCGGTTGTCAGCCGACTTCGGGGTGCCGGGTCCGCTCGCGCTACTGGTGGGACTGGCCTGCGGCATGGCGTGCGGGCTCTTCAACGGCGTGCTGGTGACCCGGGTCAAGCTGCCGCCGTTCATCGTCACCCTGGGCTCGCTCAACATCTTCTTCGCGCTGAACCTGTGGTTCTCGCGCAGCGAGACCGTGCGCGGCACGGACATGTCCCAGGTGCTGCTGTGGACCGGGCAGGTCGTCACCGTCGGCGGCATGCGCCTGACCTATGGATCGCTGCTCATGCTGGTGATCTGCGCACTGCTCGCCTACGCGCTGCACCGCACCCGGTGGGGGCGCCACGTGTACGCCACCGGTGACGACCGGGAGGCCGCGCGCCTGGCCGGCGTCCGGGTCAACCGGATCCTGCTGAGCGTGTACGCGGTGGCGGGCCTGGTCTACGCGGTCGGGGCGTGGATCCTCATCGGCCGCATCGCCTCGGCCAGCCCGCAGGCGGGCGTCATGGACAACCTCGACAGCATCACCGCCGTCGTGCTCGGCGGCACCAGCCTCTTCGGCGGCCGCGGCCTGATCATCGGCACCGTCATGGGCGCGCTCATCGTGGGCGTGTGCCGCAACGGGCTGTCCCTGGCCGGGGTGGACGTGCTGTGGCAGAACTTCGCCGTGGGCGTCCTGGTGATCCTCGCGGTGTCCCTCGACCAGTGGATCAGGAAGGCCCGACGATGA
- a CDS encoding ATP-binding cassette domain-containing protein, which produces MNQTTTGTAGTTAPSGVVEPVLAARGLVKRYGSVTALDGADLELYPGEILAVIGDNGAGKSSLIKALSGAIVPDAGEILVDGRPVRLPTPIAARDAGIETVHQSLAVSPSLDIATNLFLGREVRRPGVLGSVLRMLDRPRMRAEAARHLDELGIRTIQNPNQAVETLSGGQRQAVAVARAAAFGNKVVIMDEPTAALGVRESRAVLDLILRVRDSGLPVILISHNMPHVFEIADRVHVQRLGRRVATLDPSGCAMSDAVAVMTGALDPAELPEGALASGAAS; this is translated from the coding sequence ATGAACCAGACCACCACCGGCACCGCCGGAACCACCGCCCCGAGCGGGGTCGTCGAGCCGGTCCTGGCGGCGCGCGGCCTGGTCAAGCGCTACGGCAGCGTGACCGCCCTGGACGGAGCCGACCTGGAGCTCTACCCGGGCGAGATCCTCGCCGTCATCGGCGACAACGGCGCGGGCAAGTCCAGCCTCATCAAGGCCCTGTCCGGGGCGATCGTCCCCGACGCGGGGGAGATCCTCGTGGACGGTCGCCCGGTGCGGCTGCCCACCCCGATCGCCGCGCGCGACGCGGGCATCGAGACGGTGCACCAGAGCCTGGCGGTCTCGCCGTCGCTGGACATCGCGACCAACCTGTTCCTGGGCCGGGAAGTGCGCCGGCCGGGCGTGCTCGGCTCGGTGCTGCGCATGCTGGACCGGCCCCGGATGCGCGCGGAGGCGGCCCGCCACCTCGACGAACTCGGGATCAGGACCATCCAGAACCCCAACCAGGCGGTGGAGACCCTCTCGGGCGGGCAACGGCAGGCGGTCGCGGTGGCGCGGGCCGCGGCCTTCGGCAACAAGGTCGTCATCATGGACGAACCGACGGCCGCGCTGGGCGTGCGGGAGTCGCGCGCCGTGCTCGACCTCATCCTGCGTGTACGCGACAGCGGGCTGCCGGTCATCCTCATCAGCCACAACATGCCGCACGTGTTCGAGATCGCCGACCGGGTGCACGTCCAGCGCCTGGGACGGCGGGTCGCCACGCTCGACCCGTCGGGATGCGCCATGTCCGACGCGGTCGCCGTGATGACCGGGGCCCTGGACCCGGCCGAGCTGCCCGAGGGCGCCCTGGCCTCCGGAGCCGCGTCGTGA
- a CDS encoding glycoside hydrolase family 32 protein — translation MHRRPPPDLRHGPLRPSRRTARAATIALVTGAALTLTGAADTADGADHAHRPQIHFTPAQNWMNDPNGLIHHDGVYHLYFQYNPEGDRWGNMSWGHATSTDLLTWEEQPLALPYTDDEHVFSGGIVFDEHNTSGLGTADEPPLVALYTSAYTSASERPGVQAQSLAYSLDGGYTWERYEGNPVLDIGSGEFRDPKVFWYEEGGYWVMSTVVATEHKVLFHRSDDLVEWEFLSDFGPAHADGGVWEVPDLFELPVDGDPDNTRWVLIVNLNPGSVAGGSGAQYFVGDFDGTEFTPGHLVDSGPPDGEVFADFENGYGGWEIVNDLDGHGGDGPFGTAPAAGTLAGQHPVVGYEGEHLLNSFVGGDAPRGHAASPEFTIDRDFVNLLVGGGHHPRTGEGGHASVDLVVDGEVVRTATGRDSESLDWVSWDVADLIGRTARLRVEDDATGGWGHVLLDHVMFSDGPVPGPADYDWLDWGRDYYAAVSYNDTPDGARVTMAWMNNWQYAEYTPTSPWRGAMALPRRLELETVDGRPRLVQNPVDQLESIYGDPVYERGRAPVHARGLDLPPAEPGRAYQVELTLRPGRADEIGLRVHEGADQATVIGYDTAARELFLDRSASGDTGFHDAFPSRSAVPLPLDDGRLRLRVVVDTSSVEVFAAGGRATLTDLVFPGPDAHGISVFTDGGDGSVEDVTVRPLGPGPSGAAE, via the coding sequence ATGCACCGACGACCGCCCCCCGACCTCCGACACGGGCCGCTGCGCCCGTCCCGGCGCACCGCACGGGCCGCCACGATCGCCCTGGTCACCGGCGCCGCGCTGACCCTCACCGGCGCGGCCGACACCGCCGACGGGGCCGACCACGCCCACCGGCCCCAGATCCACTTCACCCCGGCACAGAACTGGATGAACGACCCCAACGGACTCATCCACCACGACGGCGTCTACCACCTGTACTTCCAGTACAACCCCGAAGGCGACCGCTGGGGCAACATGTCCTGGGGGCACGCCACCAGCACCGACCTGCTGACCTGGGAGGAGCAGCCGCTGGCGCTGCCCTACACCGACGACGAGCACGTCTTCTCCGGCGGCATCGTCTTCGACGAGCACAACACCAGCGGCCTGGGCACCGCGGACGAACCGCCCCTGGTGGCGCTGTACACGAGCGCCTACACCAGCGCCTCCGAGCGGCCCGGCGTCCAGGCCCAGTCCCTCGCCTACAGCCTCGACGGCGGCTACACCTGGGAACGCTACGAGGGCAACCCCGTCCTGGACATCGGCTCGGGCGAGTTCCGCGACCCCAAGGTGTTCTGGTACGAGGAGGGCGGCTACTGGGTGATGTCCACCGTCGTGGCCACCGAACACAAGGTGCTCTTCCACCGCTCGGACGACCTCGTCGAGTGGGAGTTCCTCAGCGACTTCGGGCCCGCCCACGCCGACGGCGGCGTCTGGGAGGTCCCCGACCTGTTCGAGCTGCCCGTCGACGGCGACCCCGACAACACCCGCTGGGTCCTCATCGTCAACCTCAACCCCGGCTCCGTCGCCGGCGGCTCGGGCGCCCAGTACTTCGTCGGCGACTTCGACGGCACCGAGTTCACCCCCGGACACCTGGTCGACTCCGGGCCGCCCGACGGCGAGGTCTTCGCCGACTTCGAGAACGGCTACGGCGGCTGGGAGATCGTCAACGACCTGGACGGCCACGGCGGCGACGGACCCTTCGGCACCGCACCCGCCGCCGGAACCCTGGCCGGCCAGCACCCCGTGGTCGGCTACGAGGGCGAGCACCTGCTCAACAGCTTCGTCGGCGGCGACGCCCCGCGCGGGCACGCCGCCTCGCCCGAGTTCACCATCGACCGCGACTTCGTGAACCTGCTCGTGGGCGGCGGCCACCACCCCAGGACCGGCGAGGGCGGCCACGCCTCGGTCGACCTGGTCGTGGACGGCGAGGTCGTGCGCACCGCCACGGGCAGGGACAGCGAGAGCCTGGACTGGGTCTCCTGGGACGTCGCCGACCTCATCGGCCGGACCGCCCGGCTGCGCGTGGAGGACGACGCCACCGGCGGATGGGGGCACGTCCTGCTCGACCACGTGATGTTCTCCGACGGCCCCGTACCCGGACCGGCCGACTACGACTGGCTCGACTGGGGCCGCGACTACTACGCCGCGGTCTCCTACAACGACACCCCCGACGGCGCCCGCGTCACCATGGCGTGGATGAACAACTGGCAGTACGCCGAGTACACGCCCACCTCGCCCTGGCGCGGTGCCATGGCCCTGCCCCGGCGGCTGGAGCTGGAGACCGTCGACGGCCGGCCCCGCCTGGTCCAGAACCCCGTCGACCAGCTGGAGTCGATCTACGGCGACCCCGTCTACGAACGCGGCCGGGCCCCGGTGCACGCGCGCGGACTCGACCTGCCGCCGGCCGAACCCGGACGGGCCTACCAGGTCGAACTGACCCTGCGGCCCGGCCGGGCCGACGAGATCGGCCTGCGCGTGCACGAAGGCGCCGACCAGGCCACCGTGATCGGCTACGACACCGCCGCACGGGAACTGTTCCTCGACCGCTCCGCCTCCGGCGACACCGGCTTCCACGACGCCTTCCCGAGCCGCAGCGCCGTCCCGCTGCCCCTGGACGACGGGAGGCTGCGCCTGCGCGTGGTCGTGGACACCTCCTCGGTGGAGGTGTTCGCCGCCGGCGGCCGGGCCACCCTGACCGACCTCGTCTTCCCCGGCCCCGACGCCCACGGGATCTCCGTCTTCACCGATGGTGGCGACGGATCGGTCGAGGACGTCACCGTCCGTCCGCTGGGCCCCGGTCCCAGCGGTGCGGCAGAATGA
- a CDS encoding carbohydrate kinase, with product MIVVCGEALVDLVPGSEAGRWRAVPGGGPANAAVALARLGSDSALLCRLSGDAFGRQIRAHLTERGVDLGLAVAATEPTTLAVLALDADGGADYAFYLQGTADWQWRPEELPELGADTEAVHVGSLAALLEPGAGRLRAWARAHRDRTTVFFDANARPAVGVARTEAARQAAEWMDLAHVVKVSEEDVAWLEPGRDPLLVAERWVVRHELDLLLLTKGGEGAVALSAHWGDRVEVPGVRVDVRDTVGAGDTFGAAVLARLTERGALVRGAAAVDPSAVRDALAFAAAAAALACTTEGADPPLRAQVESFLGALAV from the coding sequence GTGATCGTGGTGTGCGGCGAGGCGCTGGTGGACCTGGTGCCCGGGTCCGAAGCGGGCCGGTGGCGGGCGGTGCCGGGGGGAGGACCGGCCAACGCGGCCGTCGCCCTGGCCCGCCTGGGTTCGGACTCGGCGCTGCTCTGCCGGCTCTCGGGCGACGCCTTCGGTCGCCAGATCCGCGCCCACCTGACCGAGCGCGGCGTCGACCTGGGGCTGGCGGTGGCGGCGACCGAGCCGACCACGCTGGCGGTCCTGGCGCTGGACGCCGACGGCGGGGCGGACTACGCCTTCTACCTCCAGGGCACGGCCGACTGGCAGTGGCGTCCCGAGGAGCTGCCGGAGCTGGGCGCGGACACCGAGGCCGTCCACGTGGGCTCGCTCGCCGCCCTGCTCGAACCCGGCGCGGGGCGGCTGCGCGCGTGGGCTCGCGCCCACCGGGACCGCACCACGGTGTTCTTCGACGCCAACGCCCGCCCGGCGGTGGGGGTGGCGCGAACCGAGGCGGCCCGCCAGGCCGCGGAGTGGATGGACCTCGCGCACGTGGTCAAGGTCAGCGAGGAGGACGTCGCCTGGCTGGAGCCGGGCCGCGACCCCCTGCTGGTCGCCGAGCGGTGGGTCGTGCGCCACGAACTGGACCTGCTCCTGCTCACCAAGGGGGGTGAGGGCGCGGTGGCGCTGTCGGCCCACTGGGGCGACCGGGTGGAGGTGCCGGGCGTGCGCGTCGACGTCCGCGACACCGTCGGGGCGGGGGACACCTTCGGGGCGGCCGTCCTGGCCCGCCTGACCGAGCGGGGTGCGCTGGTGCGGGGAGCGGCCGCGGTGGACCCGTCCGCGGTCCGCGACGCCCTGGCCTTCGCCGCGGCCGCCGCGGCCCTGGCCTGCACGACCGAGGGCGCCGACCCGCCGCTTCGCGCGCAGGTGGAGTCCTTCCTGGGCGCCCTCGCCGTCTGA